In the genome of Mucisphaera calidilacus, one region contains:
- a CDS encoding glycoside hydrolase family 2 protein — translation MLSSPRIGSIRPLIRYVDERQAVIDTHFTTLPPVPSEGVNTAPPAVVDIQVDINGLDGFHDEGQTRTPLDDQCVGRIRFDLVEPDRWWPAGMGTQSLYELTITLLDDQQQPIDSQSVTIGLTSVRPTENSNTAGSATFLVNGRPCQLEHVLMIDRIDERALLPATGHSLLFIRDHFGTELLYQAADRAGILLLQSIPIDAEGCTEQAVLDQIDRLAGHPCLAGWYVGHLGDLADVVAEKLTLLDPTHQVLRELPPEWAA, via the coding sequence ATGCTCAGCTCCCCCCGCATCGGCTCGATCCGACCTCTCATCCGCTACGTCGATGAACGCCAGGCGGTCATCGACACCCACTTCACCACCCTGCCGCCCGTGCCCAGCGAAGGCGTCAACACGGCACCCCCCGCCGTCGTCGATATCCAGGTCGATATCAACGGCCTCGACGGCTTCCACGACGAGGGACAGACACGCACCCCGCTCGACGACCAATGCGTCGGCCGCATCCGCTTCGACCTCGTCGAACCCGACCGGTGGTGGCCCGCCGGCATGGGCACCCAGAGCCTCTACGAGCTCACCATCACCCTGCTCGACGATCAGCAGCAGCCGATCGACAGCCAGTCCGTCACCATCGGACTGACCTCGGTCCGCCCGACCGAGAACAGCAACACCGCCGGCAGCGCCACCTTCCTCGTCAACGGACGCCCATGCCAGCTCGAACACGTCCTCATGATCGACCGCATCGACGAGCGTGCGCTCCTGCCCGCCACCGGCCACTCTCTGCTCTTCATCCGCGACCACTTCGGCACCGAACTGCTCTACCAGGCCGCCGACCGCGCCGGCATCCTCCTGCTCCAGTCCATCCCGATCGACGCCGAGGGCTGCACCGAGCAGGCCGTGCTCGACCAGATCGACCGCCTCGCCGGACACCCCTGCCTCGCCGGCTGGTACGTCGGGCACCTTGGCGACCTCGCCGACGTCGTTGCCGAGAAACTCACCCTCCTCGACCCCACCCATCAGGTCCTCCGCGAACTTCCCCCCGAGTGGGCCGCCTGA
- a CDS encoding M24 family metallopeptidase has protein sequence MASVNKAVNVHARRVTALRKRLGDGKVDAVLLTRAVDVRYLTGFSGEDSWVLVPLRRGKPVIISDRRFEEEIAASASGSRAVMRDGPIATMTGKVVGKRGFERVGFDPSELSVTDRNRLVKASKPTRLVGMGLGLSMQRSVKSDDELALIRRAIAIQQLAFVETTAWMKVGMTELEVAAYLEYRIKVHGGEGVSFPTIVAAGARSSLPHAMPSSAKIRRNQVVLFDWGAKYDGYCSDMTRVVVMGRMSKRMREVYAIVLEAQLAGIDAIAPGVELRDVDEAAREVVRKAGYGKEFLHSLGHGIGLEIHEEPRLWGKAKGRLEVGQVVTVEPGIYLPGVGGVRIEDDVVVTASGHEVLCDLPKGLDSATL, from the coding sequence ATGGCAAGTGTGAACAAGGCAGTGAACGTGCACGCCCGGCGTGTGACGGCGCTCCGCAAGCGACTCGGGGACGGCAAGGTTGACGCGGTGCTGCTCACGCGCGCGGTGGACGTGCGCTACCTCACCGGTTTCTCGGGCGAGGACTCGTGGGTGCTGGTTCCGCTCCGTCGCGGTAAGCCGGTCATCATCTCCGACCGTCGGTTCGAGGAGGAGATTGCTGCGTCTGCGTCGGGTTCGCGTGCGGTGATGCGTGACGGGCCGATTGCGACGATGACGGGCAAGGTGGTTGGCAAGCGTGGGTTTGAGCGCGTCGGTTTTGATCCCTCGGAGTTGAGTGTGACCGACCGGAATCGGTTGGTGAAGGCGTCGAAGCCGACCAGGCTGGTGGGCATGGGCCTCGGCCTGTCGATGCAGCGCTCGGTGAAGAGCGATGATGAGCTGGCGCTGATCCGTCGGGCGATCGCGATCCAGCAACTGGCCTTTGTCGAGACGACTGCCTGGATGAAGGTGGGGATGACGGAGTTGGAGGTGGCTGCTTACCTTGAGTACCGGATCAAGGTGCATGGCGGCGAGGGCGTGAGTTTCCCGACGATTGTCGCGGCGGGTGCGCGTTCGAGCCTGCCGCACGCGATGCCTTCCTCGGCGAAGATCCGCAGGAATCAGGTGGTGCTCTTCGACTGGGGGGCGAAGTACGACGGTTACTGCTCGGACATGACGCGTGTGGTTGTGATGGGGCGTATGTCGAAGCGGATGCGCGAGGTTTACGCGATCGTGCTGGAGGCGCAGCTGGCGGGGATCGATGCGATCGCGCCGGGTGTTGAGCTGCGTGACGTGGATGAGGCGGCGCGTGAGGTGGTCCGCAAGGCGGGTTACGGCAAGGAATTCCTGCACAGCCTGGGGCACGGGATCGGCCTGGAGATTCACGAGGAACCGCGACTGTGGGGCAAGGCGAAGGGGCGACTTGAGGTCGGGCAGGTCGTGACGGTGGAGCCGGGCATCTATCTCCCGGGTGTGGGCGGGGTTAGAATCGAGGATGATGTGGTGGTGACGGCGTCGGGGCACGAGGTGTTGTGTGACTTGCCCAAGGGACTGGATTCCGCGACGCTGTAG
- a CDS encoding aminotransferase class V-fold PLP-dependent enzyme: MSDPHLFPALSAMVHLNHAGVAPVCGPAAEAMAKYGQEASTLPYSEASWYSDIKDLRSLTARLINARGPDEIAFVPNTSTGLATVARGLDWRRGDQVVITDVEYPANRYPWEDLGRFGVELVEVKQHADGRIDVEDVCNAITDRTRVVSLSHVQYGSGHRIDLRPISETVHRAGGYLCVDAIQSVGVLPVDVRSMGIDFLAADGHKWMLGPEGAGIFYVHEDLCEMLHPPVVGWLNMVNAQDYGNYEYRFVRDARRFEPGTWNVPGLLGLRAAIGLLLEVGIERVWERVEGLTTRVAEGAAERGYGVFSPRRLESERSGSVVIEARASEEAGALVKRLAEQKIYVALRNGRVRVSPHFYNTPEQIDRLLEAL; this comes from the coding sequence ATGTCTGATCCGCACCTGTTCCCGGCGTTGTCCGCCATGGTGCATCTGAATCATGCGGGTGTTGCGCCGGTGTGCGGTCCTGCCGCGGAGGCGATGGCGAAGTATGGACAGGAGGCGTCGACGCTGCCTTACTCGGAAGCCTCCTGGTACAGCGATATCAAGGACTTACGTTCGCTGACGGCGCGTCTGATCAACGCGCGTGGGCCGGATGAAATCGCGTTCGTGCCGAATACCTCGACCGGTCTGGCGACGGTGGCGCGGGGTCTGGACTGGCGGCGTGGGGATCAGGTTGTCATCACGGATGTGGAGTATCCGGCGAACCGCTATCCGTGGGAGGACCTGGGGCGTTTTGGTGTTGAGTTGGTCGAGGTGAAACAGCACGCCGACGGCCGTATTGATGTTGAGGATGTCTGCAACGCGATCACGGACCGGACGCGTGTGGTGTCGTTGTCGCACGTCCAATATGGATCGGGGCACCGGATTGATCTGCGGCCGATCAGCGAGACGGTGCACCGCGCGGGCGGGTATCTGTGTGTTGACGCGATTCAGTCGGTGGGTGTTCTGCCGGTGGACGTGCGGTCGATGGGGATTGATTTCCTCGCGGCGGACGGTCACAAGTGGATGCTGGGACCGGAGGGTGCGGGGATTTTCTATGTGCACGAGGACCTGTGCGAGATGCTGCACCCGCCGGTGGTGGGGTGGTTGAACATGGTCAATGCCCAGGACTACGGCAACTACGAGTATCGCTTCGTGCGTGACGCGCGGCGGTTTGAGCCGGGGACGTGGAATGTGCCGGGGCTGCTGGGGCTGCGTGCGGCGATCGGGTTGCTGCTGGAGGTGGGGATTGAGCGGGTGTGGGAGCGTGTGGAGGGGTTGACGACGAGGGTTGCTGAGGGAGCGGCCGAACGTGGGTACGGGGTCTTTTCGCCACGGCGTCTTGAGTCGGAGCGGAGCGGGAGCGTGGTGATTGAGGCGCGTGCGAGTGAGGAGGCAGGGGCCCTGGTCAAGCGTCTGGCCGAGCAGAAGATCTACGTGGCGCTGCGTAACGGCCGGGTGCGCGTGAGCCCGCACTTCTACAACACGCCCGAGCAGATCGACAGGCTTCTGGAGGCGCTCTAG
- the sdhA gene encoding succinate dehydrogenase flavoprotein subunit: MGTQPRVIVVGGGLAGLAASVRVAEAGTPVDLFSVVPVKRSHSVCAQGGINACNKVARQQGYSEWQHMDETLYGGDFLNHQPPVYEMAHWAPKVIDLLDRMGVPFNRTREGERDLRLFGGSLFKRTHFSGASTGQQLLYALDEQTRRYEAEGKVTKYEFWEFLRPLINEDGDCKGIIAQDVRTMEIRAFPADAVVLATGGNGLMFGKSTMSVICTGAAAARAYRHGAWLGNPEFIQVHPTAIPGEDKCRLMSESARGEGGRVWVPRKKGDTRHPLEIPEEERLYFLEEKYPAYGNLVPRDIATREIFWKCQEGYGIGGGRMVYLDVSHLPTETKNKLKAILELYEKFTGDDPTEVPMKIFPSVHYTMGGLWTTYQEEWRDADPACDPSDRKTIVEDGKICGMKYGDPKNMVTNIPGLYAFGEVNYQYHGGTRLGANALLSCIFDGLYCGLSVANKAKADDSSKAADLPQSLIDKNIQEEKDLLAGLEANNGTNNPYEIHRVLGEEMTDSCTVIREEGRMLEARAKVAEIKEQYKSIKLSDTGSWTNQNLLFARALGDMIIYSDAVLETAIVRKESRGSHYRPDFPERNDEQFLKTTIAKYNPQSNTPDISFEDVPQPMVEPRARTYGSVETKKDDKKEAAAAK; the protein is encoded by the coding sequence GTGGGCACACAGCCTAGGGTCATCGTGGTCGGGGGAGGACTGGCGGGACTCGCCGCGTCCGTCCGTGTCGCCGAAGCAGGCACCCCAGTCGACCTCTTCTCCGTCGTTCCCGTCAAACGCTCCCACTCCGTCTGCGCCCAGGGCGGCATCAACGCCTGCAACAAGGTCGCCAGACAGCAGGGCTACTCCGAGTGGCAGCACATGGACGAGACGCTCTACGGCGGCGACTTCCTCAACCACCAGCCGCCCGTGTACGAAATGGCACACTGGGCACCCAAGGTCATCGACCTCCTCGACCGCATGGGTGTCCCCTTCAACCGAACACGCGAGGGCGAACGCGATCTCCGTCTCTTCGGCGGCTCGCTCTTCAAGCGAACCCACTTCTCCGGCGCCTCCACCGGCCAGCAGCTGCTCTACGCCCTCGACGAGCAGACCCGACGCTACGAGGCCGAAGGCAAGGTCACCAAGTACGAGTTCTGGGAGTTCCTCCGCCCCCTCATCAACGAGGATGGCGACTGCAAGGGCATCATCGCTCAGGACGTCCGGACCATGGAAATCCGGGCCTTCCCCGCCGACGCCGTCGTCCTCGCCACCGGCGGCAACGGGCTCATGTTCGGCAAGTCGACCATGTCCGTTATCTGCACCGGCGCCGCAGCGGCCCGCGCCTACCGGCACGGCGCCTGGCTCGGCAACCCCGAGTTCATCCAGGTCCACCCCACCGCCATCCCCGGCGAAGACAAGTGCCGCCTCATGTCCGAGTCGGCACGCGGCGAAGGCGGACGCGTCTGGGTACCCCGCAAGAAGGGCGACACCCGACACCCCCTCGAGATCCCCGAGGAAGAACGCCTCTACTTCCTCGAAGAGAAGTACCCCGCCTACGGCAACCTCGTCCCGCGTGACATCGCCACCCGCGAGATCTTCTGGAAGTGTCAGGAGGGCTACGGCATCGGTGGCGGACGCATGGTCTACCTCGACGTCTCGCACCTCCCCACCGAGACCAAGAACAAGCTCAAGGCCATCCTCGAGCTCTACGAAAAGTTCACCGGCGACGACCCGACCGAAGTCCCCATGAAGATCTTCCCCTCCGTCCACTACACCATGGGCGGTCTCTGGACCACCTATCAGGAAGAGTGGCGCGACGCCGACCCCGCCTGCGATCCCTCCGACCGCAAGACCATCGTCGAGGACGGCAAGATCTGCGGCATGAAGTATGGCGACCCCAAGAACATGGTCACCAACATCCCCGGCCTCTACGCCTTCGGCGAGGTCAACTACCAGTACCACGGCGGAACACGCCTCGGCGCCAACGCCTTGCTCTCCTGCATCTTCGACGGTCTCTACTGCGGACTCTCCGTCGCCAACAAGGCCAAGGCCGACGACAGCAGCAAGGCCGCCGACCTGCCCCAGAGCCTCATCGACAAGAACATCCAGGAGGAAAAAGACCTCCTCGCCGGTCTTGAGGCCAACAACGGCACCAACAACCCCTACGAGATCCACCGGGTCCTCGGCGAAGAGATGACCGACTCCTGCACCGTCATCCGCGAAGAAGGACGCATGCTCGAAGCACGCGCCAAGGTCGCCGAGATCAAGGAGCAGTACAAGTCCATCAAGCTCTCCGACACCGGGAGCTGGACCAACCAGAACCTGCTCTTCGCCCGCGCCCTCGGCGACATGATCATCTACTCCGACGCCGTCCTCGAGACCGCCATCGTCCGCAAGGAATCACGCGGCTCGCACTACCGGCCCGACTTCCCCGAACGCAACGACGAGCAGTTCCTCAAGACCACCATCGCCAAGTACAACCCGCAGTCCAACACCCCGGACATCTCGTTCGAGGACGTCCCCCAGCCCATGGTCGAGCCCCGCGCCCGAACCTACGGCAGCGTCGAAACCAAGAAAGACGACAAGAAAGAAGCCGCCGCGGCCAAGTAA
- a CDS encoding succinate dehydrogenase — MSTAAAESQGLLQNHHFLLRRLHSLTGVIPIGVFVMFHLFTNMQMAFKPLGLGDEFQHEVEWIHNTIPAMWFVEIFGLWIPIFFHAILGVVYTFTGTNNVKSYNYEGNVRYVIQRVTGILAFIFIFLHIATLRWGWNIFGWYTPFYVHGTLADGTEVPLSSPSLAIALQGGIEQNIALAIFVSALYAIGAFSAVFHWANGLWTAAITWGATTTVQSMRRWGYVCIVIGVSLSFFTAAALWGAWAYELTDDEKTAYQRAMNGEHAAHVEHAETGDHSHATTIEPTD; from the coding sequence GTGTCTACCGCTGCCGCTGAATCTCAGGGTCTTCTCCAGAACCATCACTTCCTCCTGCGTCGACTCCACTCCCTCACGGGCGTGATCCCCATCGGCGTTTTCGTGATGTTCCACCTCTTCACCAACATGCAGATGGCCTTTAAGCCGCTGGGCCTCGGCGACGAGTTCCAGCACGAGGTCGAGTGGATCCACAACACCATCCCCGCCATGTGGTTCGTCGAGATCTTCGGCCTCTGGATCCCCATCTTCTTCCACGCGATCCTTGGCGTCGTCTATACCTTCACCGGCACCAACAACGTCAAGAGCTACAACTACGAGGGCAACGTCCGCTACGTCATCCAACGCGTCACCGGCATCCTCGCCTTCATCTTCATCTTCCTCCACATCGCCACCCTCCGCTGGGGCTGGAACATCTTCGGCTGGTACACCCCCTTCTACGTCCACGGCACCCTCGCCGACGGCACCGAAGTCCCCCTCTCCTCGCCCAGCCTCGCCATCGCCCTCCAGGGCGGCATCGAACAGAACATCGCCCTCGCCATCTTCGTCTCCGCGCTCTACGCCATCGGAGCCTTCTCCGCCGTCTTCCACTGGGCCAACGGTCTCTGGACCGCCGCCATCACCTGGGGCGCCACCACCACCGTCCAGTCCATGCGACGCTGGGGTTACGTCTGCATCGTCATCGGCGTCTCCCTCTCCTTCTTCACCGCCGCCGCCCTCTGGGGTGCCTGGGCCTACGAGCTCACCGACGACGAAAAAACCGCCTACCAGCGGGCTATGAACGGCGAGCACGCCGCTCACGTGGAACACGCCGAAACCGGCGACCACAGCCACGCCACCACCATCGAACCAACGGACTGA
- a CDS encoding LolA family protein, translated as MRTLIALIVTLLLAVSSHAQDQTDLSPEAATLLQRVEQAADNLKSLRARLRYDRIQGLLGDEQRRFGELRYAAGPPGRFAVHFEYLIVEDRRDRQNRWYIFDGRYLAEKLEDEKLFIRREVVAEDQDAAEADPLRFGSGPFSLPLNLRKDEVDARFVVAAIPPDPDDPENTFHLQLTPRPHMDIEQTQIDLWYDNKTALPRRVRTLDNSENESIIDLLRVTTNEKVREADFSTDPPARGYRVEEHHLESKPQ; from the coding sequence ATGCGCACACTGATCGCCCTCATCGTCACGCTCCTGCTCGCCGTCTCCTCGCACGCACAGGACCAGACCGACCTCTCACCCGAGGCCGCAACGCTGCTCCAGCGCGTCGAACAGGCCGCCGACAACCTCAAATCCCTCCGCGCCCGGCTCCGATACGACCGCATCCAGGGGTTGCTCGGCGACGAACAGCGACGCTTCGGCGAGCTGCGCTACGCCGCCGGACCGCCCGGACGCTTCGCCGTCCACTTCGAGTACCTCATCGTCGAGGACCGACGCGACCGCCAGAACCGCTGGTACATCTTCGACGGCCGGTACCTCGCCGAAAAACTCGAGGACGAAAAACTCTTCATCCGCCGCGAGGTTGTCGCCGAGGACCAGGACGCCGCCGAAGCCGACCCCCTCCGCTTCGGCTCAGGGCCCTTCAGCCTGCCCCTCAACCTCCGCAAGGACGAGGTCGACGCACGCTTCGTCGTCGCCGCCATCCCACCCGACCCCGACGACCCCGAGAACACCTTTCACCTCCAACTCACGCCCCGACCGCACATGGACATCGAACAGACACAGATCGATCTCTGGTACGACAACAAGACCGCCCTGCCGCGCCGCGTGCGCACCCTCGACAACTCCGAAAACGAGTCGATCATCGACCTCCTCCGAGTCACCACCAACGAGAAGGTCCGCGAGGCCGACTTCAGCACCGACCCGCCCGCACGCGGCTACCGCGTCGAGGAACACCACCTCGAATCCAAGCCCCAGTAA
- a CDS encoding DUF1844 domain-containing protein, with translation MPEGDEAPKIIVDSDWKAQAQAEKQKLADQAKAKEETAGGAAAGAPGQLPPASFETLMSSMATQALMSLGAFADRRTGQPIPPDLQMAKFHIDLLGVLEEKTKGNLSDEEAETLKMTLHELRLQFVHMASPPDAGAQAAGNATASNNPIDPTIG, from the coding sequence ATGCCCGAAGGCGACGAAGCACCCAAAATCATTGTTGACAGCGACTGGAAAGCTCAGGCCCAAGCCGAGAAGCAGAAGCTCGCTGATCAGGCCAAGGCCAAAGAAGAAACCGCTGGCGGTGCCGCTGCCGGAGCGCCCGGCCAACTCCCGCCGGCCTCCTTCGAAACGCTGATGTCCTCCATGGCCACCCAGGCCCTGATGTCACTCGGCGCCTTCGCCGACCGACGAACCGGCCAGCCCATCCCGCCCGACCTGCAGATGGCCAAGTTCCACATCGATCTCCTCGGCGTCCTCGAAGAGAAAACCAAGGGCAACCTCTCCGACGAGGAAGCCGAAACCCTCAAGATGACGCTCCACGAACTCCGATTGCAGTTCGTACACATGGCCTCGCCCCCCGACGCGGGCGCTCAGGCCGCCGGTAACGCAACCGCCAGTAACAACCCAATCGATCCCACAATCGGCTGA
- the sdhB gene encoding succinate dehydrogenase iron-sulfur subunit: MIAQNKPEKYKVKIKRQDGPSQPAYYQTFEVPYRPGQNIISVLQYVAANPTTTDGKETSSPVWDSGCLEEVCGACSMVINGLVRQSCSTLVDEMLPEGNTITIEPMTKFPVVRDLFVDRQRMFENLKKVKGWVPIDGTHDLGEGPQESQADQEFRYALSRCMTCGCCLEACPQFEKDNEFIGPQAIAQAVYFNMHETGKHLKNERLDALMGKGGLNDCGNAQNCVRVCPKGVPLTEAIARLGRQITVHAVKEFFMGSKG; this comes from the coding sequence ATGATCGCCCAGAACAAGCCCGAGAAGTACAAGGTCAAGATCAAGCGCCAGGACGGCCCCTCTCAGCCGGCCTACTACCAGACCTTCGAGGTCCCCTACCGACCCGGACAGAACATCATCTCCGTCCTCCAGTACGTCGCCGCCAACCCCACGACGACCGACGGCAAGGAAACCTCCTCGCCCGTCTGGGACTCCGGCTGCCTCGAAGAGGTCTGCGGTGCCTGCTCCATGGTCATCAACGGCCTCGTCCGCCAGTCCTGCTCCACGCTCGTCGACGAGATGCTGCCCGAGGGCAACACCATCACCATCGAGCCGATGACCAAGTTCCCCGTCGTCCGCGACCTATTCGTCGACCGGCAACGCATGTTCGAGAACCTCAAGAAGGTCAAGGGATGGGTACCCATCGACGGCACCCACGACCTTGGCGAAGGCCCGCAGGAATCCCAGGCCGACCAGGAATTCCGCTACGCCCTCTCTCGATGCATGACCTGCGGCTGCTGCCTCGAGGCCTGCCCGCAGTTCGAGAAGGACAACGAGTTCATCGGCCCCCAGGCCATCGCACAGGCCGTCTACTTCAACATGCACGAGACCGGCAAGCACCTCAAGAACGAACGCCTCGACGCCCTCATGGGCAAGGGCGGCCTCAACGACTGCGGCAACGCCCAGAACTGCGTCCGCGTCTGCCCCAAGGGCGTCCCCCTCACCGAGGCCATCGCACGACTCGGCCGGCAGATCACCGTCCACGCCGTCAAGGAGTTCTTCATGGGCTCCAAGGGCTGA
- the hisI gene encoding phosphoribosyl-AMP cyclohydrolase: MSDNARETGTDLDLKLNDQGLIPAILQDHETGEVLMMAWMNRDALDRTIESKKATFYSRSRDKTWVKGESSGHIQEIVEVRIDCDQDTVLLRCKSHGPACHVGYHTCFYRTVQADGLSIVEKPVFDPDAVYKK, from the coding sequence ATGTCGGACAACGCACGAGAAACCGGAACGGACCTCGACCTCAAGCTCAATGATCAGGGGTTGATCCCCGCGATCCTGCAGGACCACGAGACGGGCGAGGTCCTGATGATGGCGTGGATGAACCGTGACGCGCTCGACCGCACGATTGAGTCGAAGAAGGCGACGTTCTATTCGCGTTCGCGAGACAAGACGTGGGTGAAGGGTGAGTCGTCGGGTCACATCCAGGAGATTGTCGAGGTGCGGATCGACTGCGATCAGGACACGGTGCTGCTGCGGTGCAAGTCGCACGGGCCGGCGTGTCACGTCGGTTATCACACGTGCTTCTACCGGACGGTGCAGGCCGATGGTCTGTCGATCGTCGAGAAGCCGGTTTTTGATCCCGATGCTGTGTACAAGAAGTAA